AGGCGTCCCGCAGCGTTTTCGTCGGAGCCTGAGATACCTCATGTGGAGCTTCGGCCCGCTTGGGCCGCTAACGGGCAGAACGCCGGTTGCGCGCCTGATGCACCAGTCCGACGAAGGCAAGGACTGATGCCGCCTCAATCAACACCATCAGGCCCAGCAACAGCCACTGGCTCTCGCCGATGAAGACGATGGCACCGATAAGGACAAGCGTGCTTACCAGTGCCAGGGCGTAGACCGCGAATCCGAAGGCCACCCGGGCACTGCGCACGCCCGTCCGGAAGCCGAAGCCCATCGGCTCTCCACCGGGATACCCTTCCACGCGGTCAGGGCCGGCCGGCTGGAGCCTGTCGAACTCCTCCCAAGGGTCCCGGTCCTGATCCTGGCTGGTCATAGTCCCATTATCCCGCGAATCCGACGTCCTTACTGTGGGATCACCGGTCCTTGAAGTGGCCGTTGCCCGAATGACCGGGCCGGTTAGTCCCCGGGTGCCCGGGTGACGAAGTGCTCGACGCGGCGGTCGGGAATCAGCCAGATCAGGGCAACCACTGTGTAGGCCGCAAGGCCGAGCAGCGGCTGCACGACACCCAGGGCGATGCCAATGAGGTAGATCAGCGGGGAAGCTTTGCCTTTCCAGTCCCGGCCAACGGCCCGGGCGAGGGCCCCGTCTCTGCCCTGTTTCCGGATCAGGGCCTGCTCGAGGACGAAGTAGGCGATCGCCGCACAGAGCAGGTTGATTCCGTACGTCAGCACCGGGATCTGAACGAAGCCGGATTCATCCATCCAGCGGGTGCTGAACGGAATCAGCGAAAGCCAGAACAACAGGTGCAAATTGGACCAAAGGATCGCCCCGTTGACCCGGTCGGCCAAGTGGATCATGTGGTGATGGTTGTTCCAGTAGATCCCGACGTAAACGAAGCTGAGCAGGTAACTGAGGAAAGTGGGCAGGACACTGGCCAGGCCGTGCCATGTCGGTTCCTCCGGCACATGCAGCTCCAGCACCATGATGGTGATGATGATGGCCAGCACGCCATCGCTAAACGCCTCCAGGCGGTTCTTGTTCACCAGGCTCCCTTCATCAAAGCATCATCCTAATTCAGGGATCGTTGGCTTCGCGTTGTTGCTCGGGGAGACCTCACGCCTTAGCTACTGCCGGTGCTCCTCACGGATCGGCCTCAGCCGTTGTGGAGCGCCTTCGGCCGGGATGGCAGGAAACGTGCAGGTGAACTCGCCCCTGTACCCGAAGAGGAATCCCAGGACAGGGTTCCTGACCTGCACCTGGATGGTGAAGACTCCTCGATCGTCGTCGAATGTCTCATAAAGATCGGCGGTCCCGGTAAACGCCGGCGGGAAGGTGAAACCGAGGAAGCCTTCGTAGAAACGCTGGCTCGTGGATTGAAGATGCAGCGACCCATCAGCCAGCACCTCAAGGACGAGGTCGGTGGCGAGGTGCTGGTGCGTGCCGAGATAATCGACGATCCCGCCGTTCTCAGCACTGTAAATCATGGTTGCGTCGAAGCGGCGTTGCTTGGACGGCGATAGCTCCAATGTGCGGACGAAGGTGACAGTGGGCCGACCCAAGCCGTCAATGTAGGGGTAGTTTTCAATGGTGAAGGGAATGTTCGATCCCTGGTCCGGGAAGAGGATGTTGCGGTACGCCCCGAGGCGCAGGAACGGCTCGGTCCACCAGGCTCCGCGCCGGACTTCGGAGAAGACGCCCCGTCCCACGCAGGCGTAGCCGGATTCCGTGTCAACGCCGAACCGCTGTTGCAGCATGGGGTGGAGGCGTTGGAAATCCTCTCCCAGCGCACGGGCAAAGATCGATGCCATACCTACTCCTGCCCCACCGTCTGAGCCTGGGCCTGTTTCTTCTCCGGCGACGGAAGGGATCCGAGCGCGGACGGGGCCAGGGCCGAGCGCCGGTCAGGCGCCCGTCGCAGGCAACGCCTGGCTCGCGGGACGGTCCAATGCGACGGAGTCACTAGTGCTGCGAGGGCGGTACCCAACGCGAGGATCAGAGCGGCGTCGGCCCTGCCGCTGGTGAACGCCGGGCGGATCAGGAACGCCGCGGCTAGGAGTCCGGCAGACCTGGCTGTTGCATCGATAATCCACCGGTTGCGCGATTGCCTGGGGTCGACGTCCGATTCCGCCCACAACCGCAACCGGTCAAAGCTTAGTGCCGTCGCCCACCCCAGAAGCGGCCGGATCACCGGGCCATCCAGCATCCCGCCGAACCGGCCCATTCCTGGCTGATAGTTATAGCCGGTGACGAACCGGACTCCCTGTTCCGTGGGAATGTAACGCCAATAGCCTGAGCCTGGCCCGATCGGCGAAAGTGGGTCCGTGGTGGAGAACTTCAGGACTGAGGTGGCCTGTCCGTCTCCCCGAAACCTGTTGCCCAAGGACGTTCCGGTCCCTTTGATCGTGTGGAACGGAAGCCGGAACTCATAACGGAACCTGGTCGGCCCGTCAGGCTCCCGGCCGGTCGGAACGATCCGGGAAAACCTCAGGTCCCACCGCGGATGCAGGTCCGGATCCTGGCTCAGTGTCCACAGCCGCTCCATGGGCGCCCGGATGGCAATCTCGACGTAAACCTGCCTGTGGTCGCCAAAAAGCGGCCTGCGTTGATGTTCCCCCATGCCAGCATCATAAATGGGAGCCGGCGCCTTAAAGCTTCAGGCGCTCACACCTGGGATTTCAGGAAATGGGCGCAGTCGACGCGCGCACCACCAGTCGCGGCGGAACAATGAGCGGCTCCAGGGCCTCTTCACCGGGCTTGGTGATGAGTGCCAGCAACCTTGAGACTGCCAGTTCACCGGCGGCCTTGAAATCGATGTGGACGCTCGTCAGCGCGGGTTTGTAATAGGCAGCGCCCCGAACATCATCAAATCCCACAATGCTCATATCACCAGGCACGTCAATCCCGCGCTTGTCGAGTGCGGCGAGCGCGCCCATCGCCATTTCATCATTGGCAGCCACGATCGCCGTCGTGCCGTCATCAAAGCCCGCGTCCCTGGTGATCCTGAATCCGGAGGCGGCAGACCAGTCCCCGTGCTCCATTCCTGTTACGGCCATCCCGAGCGTTGCGGCCTCGCGGACAGCCGTCTGTAGGCGCTTTGTGGTGGAGAACCACCCCTCGGGTCCGGCGATGATGTAGATCCGCCGATGGCCAAGGTCGTGCAAGTGGCGGACCACAAGCTGGGCGCCCGGGTCAATGTCTGACTGCGCGTGAGGTCCTTGCAGGCCGTCACCGTTGACTTCACGCAATAGCGGGACGTGCAGGGCGAGTTCGTCGAAGAGTTCGGCGAATTCTTTTGTAGGCGCCAAGGCCAGTGCGCCGGCCACGTACTGCAGGCCCGTCTGTTTGACGGTCCTTGCGCTGGTTTCCGGTGAATCGACGTCGAGATTCACGATTTCCAGAACATATCCTGCCGCCGCAGCGGCGCTGGCTGCGGCGCGGACGATATTGCTTGGCCCTGCTTCCGACAGCTCGTACACGAACAGGAGAATGCGCGTGGGCTGGCTTGTCCTCAGCGCCCGGGCCAGCGGGTTCGGACGGAAGTCAAGTTCCTCCATGGC
Above is a window of Arthrobacter pascens DNA encoding:
- a CDS encoding SRPBCC family protein, translated to MGEHQRRPLFGDHRQVYVEIAIRAPMERLWTLSQDPDLHPRWDLRFSRIVPTGREPDGPTRFRYEFRLPFHTIKGTGTSLGNRFRGDGQATSVLKFSTTDPLSPIGPGSGYWRYIPTEQGVRFVTGYNYQPGMGRFGGMLDGPVIRPLLGWATALSFDRLRLWAESDVDPRQSRNRWIIDATARSAGLLAAAFLIRPAFTSGRADAALILALGTALAALVTPSHWTVPRARRCLRRAPDRRSALAPSALGSLPSPEKKQAQAQTVGQE
- a CDS encoding TMEM175 family protein, translating into MNKNRLEAFSDGVLAIIITIMVLELHVPEEPTWHGLASVLPTFLSYLLSFVYVGIYWNNHHHMIHLADRVNGAILWSNLHLLFWLSLIPFSTRWMDESGFVQIPVLTYGINLLCAAIAYFVLEQALIRKQGRDGALARAVGRDWKGKASPLIYLIGIALGVVQPLLGLAAYTVVALIWLIPDRRVEHFVTRAPGD
- a CDS encoding DUF4166 domain-containing protein, producing the protein MASIFARALGEDFQRLHPMLQQRFGVDTESGYACVGRGVFSEVRRGAWWTEPFLRLGAYRNILFPDQGSNIPFTIENYPYIDGLGRPTVTFVRTLELSPSKQRRFDATMIYSAENGGIVDYLGTHQHLATDLVLEVLADGSLHLQSTSQRFYEGFLGFTFPPAFTGTADLYETFDDDRGVFTIQVQVRNPVLGFLFGYRGEFTCTFPAIPAEGAPQRLRPIREEHRQ
- a CDS encoding LacI family DNA-binding transcriptional regulator is translated as MTKETDAVKAATIRRAATIYDVAETAGVSTQTVTRFLNGFQGIRPATKAKVRQAMEELDFRPNPLARALRTSQPTRILLFVYELSEAGPSNIVRAAASAAAAAGYVLEIVNLDVDSPETSARTVKQTGLQYVAGALALAPTKEFAELFDELALHVPLLREVNGDGLQGPHAQSDIDPGAQLVVRHLHDLGHRRIYIIAGPEGWFSTTKRLQTAVREAATLGMAVTGMEHGDWSAASGFRITRDAGFDDGTTAIVAANDEMAMGALAALDKRGIDVPGDMSIVGFDDVRGAAYYKPALTSVHIDFKAAGELAVSRLLALITKPGEEALEPLIVPPRLVVRASTAPIS